Genomic segment of Gopherus flavomarginatus isolate rGopFla2 chromosome 2, rGopFla2.mat.asm, whole genome shotgun sequence:
TGTTGCTCAGAGGGATGGATGCCTGAGCTATTCACAAAGGATTGCACAGCAGGCAtcaccagggggcagggctgctggggggggcgggggcaagtgggacaatttgccccagatcccggaccccacaggggccctgcgagccctggccgagaattccttccctggctagaggcacctttttaatttttactcacccggcggtgggccttcactcactccgggtcttcggcagcacttcgatggtgggcccttcactcactccgggtcttcggcagcacttcggtggcaagCACTttactcgctctgggtcttcagcagcagtttGGCTGCgagcccttcactcgctctgggtcttcggcagcactttggttgcgggcccttcactcgctctgggtcttcggcagcactttggctgcgggcccttcactcgctctgggtctttggcagcgggctcttcactcactccaggtcttcggcagcactttggcagtgggttctgggcggccctgccaggCGGTGCTGTTATGCACAGTCTTCCAAGTTCTCTTTCTTAGCATGTGACCAAGTTGTGACTCTGAGAAAGACATGCTAGGTTACTGTTTGGTTTTGGCTATGCAGGGCTTTGTACAGATGCAGCAACAGGAGAGAAGGTGTGGTGTGAGCAGCAAGAGTTTGCTCTCTGCCTCGGCCTCTGATTAGAGTCAATTCTTGAAGCAGAGTTACTCCCTGGTAACTGGGCATTGGCATTGGGCAGGGCTGAGAAAAGGGATTACTTGGCATGCCGTATGACCAGCTCATTTCAGGGCTGGTGTTAATAAATCAAATTAACACCCAGACTTCACATCATTGATTTCTCCTCCACTGGGAAGCTGATGTTCAAGGTCCCAACTTCTGTTACCACTTGACAGAGAAGCAACAGTGGTGTCAGACTGAGACACAGGCATGGGAAGAAGGCAGAAGAGTATCTTTTTCAGATAACCTACACAGTAGCCTGGGGCGTTTTACTCCGTATCCAAGGGAAGATGTGGTGTCTGCCATTGGTAGGTGGCAGATAAAAAATGGGAGTAAAAGTAGTAATATTTAAACCAACCAAACAACCAAACACGAAAGTTGTCAAATTCCTTGCTACAGAAGTGTGGAGTATTGTGAAGTGCGACACATGCAATGAGTGTGTTAATCTTGAAAATTCTGCCTGGATGTGGCTCTTTAGGGCAATCTGGCTCCATCTGCCTCATCTGCTCCTGTTTAATTTGGATCGGGGCGGCCCTAGACTAGCTGCCAACAACTAGGTGAACCATGCAATCGGCACCCCCACTCCCAAACCCCGAGggcagatctaggctgaggtttttggtaaactgtgaaacattttgccccttttttccttttaatgtttttttaagtgttttttttaaacagaagcttAATTATTCTGTTTGTCTGTCCGTCTGTccaaccaatgtttctgagatcagataaaatagagaCACGACATTTTCAGCCTTGTACACAACAGCTAGATGATATTTCAGTCTGATTTcaaataaaatgaattaaaaatattaattactatttttattataaatgcaAAATCATCCATTATGctatcctgctttaactgccattaTCACTACatccaatatagaaagaaataagaaaactcttcaatgaactttaactTGTATTTAAAAACACTCTGAATAAAAAACATTCTGTGCTCTTAAAACGTGAattttcttgctttaagttttgaaaattcagtcaccagttcttttagatccagttttccagctatttcatgctctattgaaattgtggcaagtccaacaagtctctcttgcaccattgttgaatgcagatatgtttttatcaattttaattttGAGAAGCTATGTTCCCCACTAGCTACggaaactggcaaagttaaaagaatgcGTAGAGCTATAAAATTTTTTGCAAAATTGTctgtgagtttattttcacaaacaaacttcagcacttcttcaggagtggaatgtttcttaagtcATCTTGAAGAAGCCTGAAGCTCACTACACAAATTtgtagcatcaatgtcttttgaattttcatgagttAATGCcaactccagttttatacaaaattctcttatctgttttgctgttttcttttgcaagctgcGGATATCATATGGAAAGCTAAATACTGACtctagctgctgcatctgttgaaatctttcATCAGCTGAGTGAAGAGCAGTGTAGACGCTCTTCAGGTTACGTAAACCCAACGTACGCAAACCCGCACTTACAGAAAAATTTCCATAAGTTCTGTAAGCTCTTTTTTTCTCGTAATTGTCGGGTATACGTCCCCGACTTACACAAAATTCGACTTACACCAGGCATTCCAGAATGGAACGCTTGCATAAGTCAGGGAGTGTCTGTATCAAGGACTACGaagtagaaattcactttgaacctttgttttgggttctgaatgggtGTGTCTCGTCCTTCATACgaaaactgctgtttcttttgccgAATGCGAACTGGCTCTGATTCAAATTCTGTTggaaagtctatttcttcagcaagattgagagaatctaccagtgttcttttgaacccttcatcacttctgaattcctccagaatatttttagtttgctgcagtttttgaatagcagaatgtatgtttaaattcttttcctgaagctgcttactagTGAGGTTAATCTGAAAAAGGATATTATTaccacaaaatgagtgaagtcataaatttgaacttggaaaggccatttgcaagagcttctgcatctgaaggtggcatattgccagatgatccagtaaaggtagtatcatcagaaatttcaattagggcatcataaatgtttccaagttcatagCGAAGAGGGTTCAAAGCATCGATGTGATTCTCCCATCTTGTCCGactaagtggtttcacagttaGAGAATTCACCTGTGTGAGTCAGAGTCTCCCAATGGTATGTTGAGCCTGAAAAAAACGCATAAACACATTGCACTaggtcaaagaaactgcttgcctccaaacagcatctagcagcatcatcaacaaccaaattcagagaatgcaaggaatgaaaaaggccctaggattgacttccatcattctcctttgcacaccattgtctttacccttcttattactcccattatcatagccttggccaCGTATGTTTTTAACAGATAATGATATTGTTTCAAGCTCTTGTGGAGTTTCAGTCATAAATGCTCCAGTCATCTCTTTCAGTGGTATGAAACccaaaaaatgttcctttctgagcacttcaacattatcttcatctgcagacttttccatatccacaaaatgaatgatcatcatcatttgttcaacatgactCACATCTGGTGTTCAGTCTagtattattgaaaagtattttgcagaatgggcagcttctacaattttctttttaatagtatttgctaggatttgaatcagttcattctgcatactttttcctaagtaatgaacCTGCATTTCATGATGAGTTATTTTACATAGATGATCCTTCATGACTGGATCAAACAAATCTAGCTTTTCCACAAATTATAAAAAGTTTCCATTATCTGGACTGTATAATTTCTCATTTCTACTGCGGCCACGGAATGCTAAATTTTGCCCACCGAGAACTCTCACTAAAGCAATCAGACGCTCAaatatttgttgccaatattcttctttttccttgatcacacATAAATTTTCTTCATCcatagtttttccttttttcaatcataattcaagttctttccaattttgaGAACATTCCAAATGTTCTGTACTTCTTTCATGTGAAGATAGAATTCAAGATATGTTTTTCCAGTCCTTCGaaccattttcagtaagtgatgtatcagttgcttgatttctaaacaactaacagcaaaagcaaaacacagagtcCTTCGGCACTGAATATTATAACCAGTTTTGATGAACTTCTTTCCCcattaatagcagcaaagagtcctgtggcatcttatagactatgCTAAGCAAAGAATCTTCTTTTATCTTCATCCTTAGGGAAAGAAAATTCACGAACTTATTCAGGTCCATGTTCAACAAGAATTTGCGGCGCGCTGTCATCATATCTGGGCCATGAAGCTGGGTCCCTatactgtaacttgtttgtaacttccttctacttcatttacttcaatttctgcaGGTGTCTCTGAAGGTGAATACATTTTCTCCACTTCCAGTCTGATGCTGTGATCTGTGTTCATCTAAAAGTAATTTTCCATCATCttgagtttccaaactgcttttttgtGGATGAGAGCTACCCTCATCTCGAAGTAATATACCTTCATCTGGATGCTGTGAACTGCTTCCATGTGGATGTGAGATAACCTCCTCTCCAAGTAAAATTCCTTCATCTGGATGCTGTGAACTGCTTCCATCTGAatttggattaaagagaagatatttcaggaaggatccctgctgttttgcttggttcttttccttctcagcctttcgTTTATGATACTCAGCTCCTgggggttttctttttcctctttcggccatggggcatttgaatattgttatgtaTGGTGCTCCCGACAGCAAGCATGATAGCATTAAGGATGGCTGACATACCCACCACATGATTGGCGATTTAAACCAGATTGCAGCCATCCCAACACgtcttttcactgcttaaaggttCAATGATTAGTAACATACAGTTAGTTacagtgtttacacagaaataaaATGACCTTTTTTGACAATATAACCCAACAGCGGTTGTTCAGAAAGTAATCCCCTTCCTCATGATTACACGCTTGGAGTGTGACATCATTACTTTTGTAGTCTATTAAGCATTAATGCTGCTACTTTTCTTTTATGGATcttatttattacatgtgaaccagttataacaaagaaaagttcaCAATTATACAGCCCGATAATAACACTAAGGTTTGATAACGCTTAAAGATACtcacatttttcatttaaaatgctgAAAGATgttattctttattctttggcaccaaGAAACACAATTTTACACAGTATTTGCTTAATTCTTAACCATCTAACTGTGACCCGTGTGTTAAAATGACCCTTTGACATGTATCAATTCGCGATATCTCCGCTCTACGTGACTTTCCGGCTACGCGACCTTGATGTATATTCAAGTTAGATGTCACTAGCATTGCAGCTCTTGCCGCTGGTGGATGTGTTTCACTGTAGCTGAGTTATTGCATAGCAAAATTGTGGAGTGAGTCATCTTGACCCTATatcacaaatggaaaaaaaattgctaaaatattttttgcagtaaataaaatatttgacatattaataaattctcagaaatgtaaagaaataaattataattcatattcccTCCCTATACACATAGGAATTGAAATAATGACacaatcattttttttcattattttttttaaatttgattttttccctcaaatttggtgccccatttaacttggcaccctagccaactgcctagttcgcctatATGGATGGGCCACCCCTGATTTGAATATTTCCATTTTCAGTTGCTGCATGCTCTAACTATTCTCATTAGCCTTCTGACTTCAGTGTCAACCAACAGTAAGCTCAAATTTTACCTTGCAAGAGAAGAGATGTAAGACAAAAGGTTCCACACATGTGAGATTGACTATAGTCCTTGAGAGTTCTGATATGCAGGAGATCTTGGCAGGGCATGAAACTGCTGCTTATAGATCTGGGTTTAATATTTGGTTGTGAGGGAACATAATAGTGGGGTACCTCTGCAAGCTATAATTTAATGAACCTAACTCCTTGTTTCTACAGCCCTAAACACCGAACAGTAGGGAATCCTAGAGTTTTGCAATACTATTTTGCTTCATTAAAATGTTCATGTTAGCTGTGAGGAACAATGTGCTGTTCTACCACTGACAAACAATGAAAGGAAGAAGACATCATTAGTACACATTACTGTATCCCCAACCCCCATCAGAGCTGAGAGGCTACTAAACCGCGGATCCACCGTCTCTGGACACCATCGAGTCTATTCCACAACGTGCAGCAATGGAACACCTTGCTGATCCCTCATCTTCTGAGGAAGTCCGGCATGCCATAACCTagacaaaaaaatcaaaaggaaCCAGGCCCAGATGGCATCCCAGCTTAGGTTTTTAAAGCTAGTGGAACAATGCTCCAGCACAAACTTTGCCAACTCCTCAACAATATCTGGACCTGTGAAGAAATTCCACCTAACTTCAAGAACACCAACATGGTTACAATATTCAAGAAAGGAGACAAATCTTTGTGTGGGAAATACAGAGATATTGCCCTCTTCTCCATTGCAGGGAAGATCCTTGCCTGGATCCTACtaaaccacctcctcccccttgctGAGGAACTCCTCCTCGAATCTCAGTGTGCTTTCAGGCCATCCTGAGGCACAACTGACATGATCTTCATGGCATGATGGATTCAGGAGAAATGCAGAGAGCAACACCAGGGACTTTTTATGGCATTCATTGACTTAACCAAGCCCTTTTACTCTATAAGCCATGCTGCCCTATGGAAGGTACTGTATAGGTTTGGCTGTCCACAGAAATTCATTTCTATCATCAGACTACTCCATGATGGACTGACTGCCACCATGCTGTGCAACAGCTCAGAGACCGAACCATTCATCAGTCACACTGGTGTCAAGCAGGGCTGCGTCATTGCTCCAACACTCTTCTCCATTTACCTTGTCGTGACCCTGATTCTCATCTGTGACCATCTTCCTGATGGAATCTGGATTGAGTATCATATGGATGGCCAATTCCTCAATCTCCAACATCTCAGATCAAAATCTAAGATCAAGAGAATTGGCATCACTGACTTTCAGTCTGCAGATGAATGCGTCATTCTTGCACACACAGAGTCCGACCTGCAAAGCACCCTAAATCTTTTTGCACATGCCTATCACAGTCTGGATCTCTCTCTCAACATCGGGAAAACCAAGGTACTCTACCAGCCCTCACCTGCACAAACTATTCTTCATACTCCACAAAGCACTATCAGTGGAGAACCCCTTGAAAATGTGGATCATTTTCCGTACCTTGGCAGCCACCTTTCCCAAACAGCCAGCATTAACACAGAAATTGAATACAGGATCTGCTGTGCCAGCACATCCTTAGGAAGACTATTCAAACGAGTCTTCACCAAGATCTTGGTTTACAGGGCAGTTGTCATTCCCACTTTTCTCTATTGGGTGAGAGACCTAGGTAACCTACAGACGACATCTCAAGCAGCTGGAGTGGTTCCAGCAGTGCTGCCTCAGAAAGATTCTCAGGATCAGCTGAGAAAAATGATGCACTAAAATCAGTGTTGTCTCTTCAGCCAACATCAGCAGTGTAGAAGCGCAGGTCATGAAACTCCAATTCTACTGGGCTGGCCACTGTGTACGTATGCCTGAAACTCACCTCCCGAAGCAAGCACTCTTCTCTCAGTTAAATCAAGGAAGAAGGGCTTGTGGAGGGCAGCAGAAGTGCttcaaagacatactgaaagtacaccttaaaaagggaggcatcaacccaacaaactggGAGAAATGGCAcaggacagaacacagtggcgccACACCTTACACCAAGCCACAGAtcactttgaggagaacagatATGCTTATGAGACAGAGAAATGAcaaagggggaaaggaggggcacAACAGTCCTCCAAGATGacacctgtcacttctgtgggaaaatctgcagggcatGAATTGGGCTCTTCCAACACTTAAAAACGCACCAATGAACCCCCTTGGCAGACATATCCTCGCATCGAGGGCTAGCTGAAGAAGAGATATGCCACATGCAGCGAGTCAAGTACATGCATTATTTCTGAGGCCTTTTCATCAAACCAATCTTGATGTTTCCTTGTGCTAAACCCTAGCAGGTAAATGGTAGAACTGAGGGTTATATCGTGAAGCTGGCTCCACTCAGCCTCAACATCCATTATAGGATTGTCTGAGGATGGAAAAGCCTCTGAAATCATTTTCGCAGTTCTTTCTGTTTATCTAAGAGCTGGAGCTTCTGGATGTTAAGTTTATTTATGGTTTTGACTCCCTACTGATGCATCTTGGAACAGATGGCTAGCTACATTTTGCTCCACACCAGTCTATGGTCAGACCAATAGTCAGTACTTCTCATCAGACTGGTCAGGCTGACATCCCGCAGATCACAATCGGACATTATGGCAAAATCTATCAAATTCTGGTGGCGGGAATGAGGCTGTATCTATGTTGTTTTAAGTTTGTTTGCTTGCCAGAATACAGTATTGGTAATGACCAATCCATTGGTAGCACAGATGGAAAGAAAAAGA
This window contains:
- the TRIQK gene encoding triple QxxK/R motif-containing protein isoform X4, translating into MGRKDASAARIPVEQYRKQIGKQDYKKSRPVLRATRLKAEAKKTALGIKMEAVHSIQMKEFYLERRLSHIHMEAVHSIQMKVYYFEMRVALIHKKAVWKLKMMENYF